From Salmo salar chromosome ssa04, Ssal_v3.1, whole genome shotgun sequence, one genomic window encodes:
- the LOC106583669 gene encoding transcription factor SPT20 homolog isoform X1 → MKEVLEYALDRAEYIVESARQQPAKRRALSGGRKSLYQKLYELYIEECDKEPELKKLRRNVNLLEKLVSQDSVSCLVVNLYPGNQGFSLMLRGKNGSDSETIRLPYEEGQLLEYLDAEELPPILVDLLEKSQVCVPPILVDLLEKSQVNIFHCGCVVTEVRDYRQSGNTKMPSFQSRHVLLRPTMQTLVCDVHAMTSDHQKWTQEDKFQLESQLLLATADPLCLDPSISVTCTANHLLYNRQKMNTFSMKRCFKRHSRAALNRQQEVSYLATPPQLGLYDYLQRRKERKPAPSIDLKISKAGNCVDMWKQSNCQLTVPKEIGVEKYAVVEKSVKLQESQPTVWPAEEVIDDYTFECEVGGQGQRTKVSIFQSVGDPLVYGKIYCAKEPKAEEDRNDLLLIHPPFLIGSKRDADRFLSQYKGVYEQDVKCQVKMSHNSGIMGQNQLSADRETEADGLSALVQPSAVLGKGVKHRPPPIKLPSGSGSSSSGNLYSSAQATSGLLKCLTPRPGTGPCSVKPQSLSRKHSVELGQGLQLGRQLGQVGLLSPAALSPMGSTQRSGTPRPPTPTNTPCSTPHPPTPSFPSLPPSPPPLRTPRPS, encoded by the exons ATG AAAGAAGTTTTGGAATATGCATTGGATCGGGCTGAG tacattgttgaaaGTGCTCGTCAACAGCCAGCCAAGAGGAGAGCGTTGTCCGGAGGGAGGAAGAGTCTATACCAGAAACTATACGAGCTCTACATCGAAGAGTGTGATAAAGAACCAGAGCTCAAG AAGCTGCGTAGGAATGTCAACCTGCTGGAGAAGCTGGTGTCTCAGGACTCAGTGTCGTGTCTGGTCGTCAACCTTTACCCTGGCAACCAGGGATTCTCCCTCATGCTCCGCGGCAAGAATGGATCTG ACTCTGAGACGATCCGTCTGCCGTATGAGGAAGGACAGCTGTTGGAGTACCTGGATGCCGAGGAGCTTCCTCCTATCCTGGTCGATCTCTTAGAGAAGTCCCAGGTGTGTGTTCCTCCTATCCTGGTCGATCTCTTAGAGAAGTCCCAG GTGAACATCTTCCACTGTGGCTGTGTGGTAACAGAGGTCAGAGACTACAGACAGTCTGGCAACACTAAGATGCCCTCCTTCCAGAGCAGACACGTCCTGCTACGGCCCACCATGCAG ACACTGGTCTGTGACGTCCATGCCATGACCAGTGACCACCAGAAATGGACACAG gaggATAAGTTCCAGTTAGAGAGCCAGTTACTGCTGGCCACAGCTGATCCTCTGTGTCTGGATCCGTCGATCTCTGTCACCTGTACAGCCAATCACCTGCTCTATAACAGGCAGAAGATGAACACGTTCTCCATgaaacg TTGTTTTAAGCGTCACTCTCGGGCGGCGCTAAACCGTCAACAGGAGGTGTCCTACCTGGCCACGCCCCCCCAGCTGGGTCTCTATGACTACCtgcagaggaggaaggagaggaagcctGCCCCTTCGATAGACCTGAAGATCTCCAAGGCCGGAAAC TGTGTGGACATGTGGAAGCAGAGCAACTGTCAACTCACTGTCCCCAAGGAGATTGGT GTAGAGAAATATGCAGTGGTAGAGAAGTCAGTGAAGTTGCAGGAGTCTCAGCCCACTGTCTGGCCTGCAGAG GAAGTGATAGATGACTATACGTTTGAGTGTGAGGTTGGGGGCCAGGGCCAGAGGACCAAGGTGTCCATCTTCCAGTCGGTGGGGGACCCTCTGGTCTACGGAAAGATCTACTGCGCCAAAGAACCCAAAGCAGAGGAGGACAGGAACGACCTTCTCCTCATACATCCACC GTTCCTAATAGGCTCAAAGAGAGATGCTGATCG GTTTCTGTCCCAGTATAAAGGTGTGTATGAGCAGGATGTGAAGTGCCAGGTGAAAATGTCTCATAACTCAGGCATCATGGGACAGAACCAACTCTCCGCCGACCGAGAGACAGAG GCGGACGGTCTATCAGCCTTGGTTCAGCCGTCAGCTGTGTTGGGGAAGGGGGTGAAACACCGGCCTCCCCCCATCAAACTACCCTCCGGGTCGGGCAGCAGCTCCTCAG gTAACCTGTATAGTTCAGCGCAGGCTACCAGTGGTCTCCTTAAGTGTCTTACGCCCCGACCAGGAACAGGCCCCTGCTCAGTCAAGCCCCAGTCTCTGAGTAGGAAGCACTCAGTGGAGCTGGGACAGGGGTTACAGCTGGGGAGGCAGTTAGGACAGGTGGGGTTGTTGTCCCCAGCAGCCCTGTCTCCCATGGGGTCGACACAGA
- the LOC106583669 gene encoding transcription factor SPT20 homolog isoform X2 translates to MKEVLEYALDRAEYIVESARQQPAKRRALSGGRKSLYQKLYELYIEECDKEPELKKLRRNVNLLEKLVSQDSVSCLVVNLYPGNQGFSLMLRGKNGSDSETIRLPYEEGQLLEYLDAEELPPILVDLLEKSQVCVPPILVDLLEKSQVNIFHCGCVVTEVRDYRQSGNTKMPSFQSRHVLLRPTMQTLVCDVHAMTSDHQKWTQEDKFQLESQLLLATADPLCLDPSISVTCTANHLLYNRQKMNTFSMKRCFKRHSRAALNRQQEVSYLATPPQLGLYDYLQRRKERKPAPSIDLKISKAGNCVDMWKQSNCQLTVPKEIGVEKYAVVEKSVKLQESQPTVWPAEEVIDDYTFECEVGGQGQRTKVSIFQSVGDPLVYGKIYCAKEPKAEEDRNDLLLIHPPFLIGSKRDADRRTVYQPWFSRQLCWGRG, encoded by the exons ATG AAAGAAGTTTTGGAATATGCATTGGATCGGGCTGAG tacattgttgaaaGTGCTCGTCAACAGCCAGCCAAGAGGAGAGCGTTGTCCGGAGGGAGGAAGAGTCTATACCAGAAACTATACGAGCTCTACATCGAAGAGTGTGATAAAGAACCAGAGCTCAAG AAGCTGCGTAGGAATGTCAACCTGCTGGAGAAGCTGGTGTCTCAGGACTCAGTGTCGTGTCTGGTCGTCAACCTTTACCCTGGCAACCAGGGATTCTCCCTCATGCTCCGCGGCAAGAATGGATCTG ACTCTGAGACGATCCGTCTGCCGTATGAGGAAGGACAGCTGTTGGAGTACCTGGATGCCGAGGAGCTTCCTCCTATCCTGGTCGATCTCTTAGAGAAGTCCCAGGTGTGTGTTCCTCCTATCCTGGTCGATCTCTTAGAGAAGTCCCAG GTGAACATCTTCCACTGTGGCTGTGTGGTAACAGAGGTCAGAGACTACAGACAGTCTGGCAACACTAAGATGCCCTCCTTCCAGAGCAGACACGTCCTGCTACGGCCCACCATGCAG ACACTGGTCTGTGACGTCCATGCCATGACCAGTGACCACCAGAAATGGACACAG gaggATAAGTTCCAGTTAGAGAGCCAGTTACTGCTGGCCACAGCTGATCCTCTGTGTCTGGATCCGTCGATCTCTGTCACCTGTACAGCCAATCACCTGCTCTATAACAGGCAGAAGATGAACACGTTCTCCATgaaacg TTGTTTTAAGCGTCACTCTCGGGCGGCGCTAAACCGTCAACAGGAGGTGTCCTACCTGGCCACGCCCCCCCAGCTGGGTCTCTATGACTACCtgcagaggaggaaggagaggaagcctGCCCCTTCGATAGACCTGAAGATCTCCAAGGCCGGAAAC TGTGTGGACATGTGGAAGCAGAGCAACTGTCAACTCACTGTCCCCAAGGAGATTGGT GTAGAGAAATATGCAGTGGTAGAGAAGTCAGTGAAGTTGCAGGAGTCTCAGCCCACTGTCTGGCCTGCAGAG GAAGTGATAGATGACTATACGTTTGAGTGTGAGGTTGGGGGCCAGGGCCAGAGGACCAAGGTGTCCATCTTCCAGTCGGTGGGGGACCCTCTGGTCTACGGAAAGATCTACTGCGCCAAAGAACCCAAAGCAGAGGAGGACAGGAACGACCTTCTCCTCATACATCCACC GTTCCTAATAGGCTCAAAGAGAGATGCTGATCG GCGGACGGTCTATCAGCCTTGGTTCAGCCGTCAGCTGTGTTGGGGAAGGGGGTGA